In Onychostoma macrolepis isolate SWU-2019 chromosome 04, ASM1243209v1, whole genome shotgun sequence, one DNA window encodes the following:
- the LOC131539511 gene encoding serine/threonine-protein kinase pim-1-like isoform X1, which translates to MDADSPETQPSSGKPEQQNNPTEKHTKGRKGFRSLRKAVKRHFQSLKTKVCRGVPEGEPSQENPQTSRAEPTADTDPLEAQQVFDYAQATQSRAVASAESSSDVFEDAFEYFPAENSRAQPSSENNPEQQSNPTEKHTKGRKGFRSLRKAVKRHFQSLKTKVCRGVPEGEPSQENPQTSRAEPTGYDFFRWTPLNPICVLRLQPEAEYFRSLYEVGEELASGRFACLHEGIRRSDGQQVLIKFARRRWAIDRMPYDDSFCSALCEEAIIMLALQRPPSCEHVIRLYDWFTVMKRDVLVMENPRPCVTLSEFIRQNRCHLNEETARRILQQLTVALKHCLDRGVLHYTDFRRVLMNTDTLQLKIINFRHARLVAASKEDLKFLDPVVRVASVLETARFLCSVLDELIDAFPPWEQEHLSKHCRDLLRKLGYGGPAMIETLQDILDHAWFGDLSTANEGEGN; encoded by the exons ATGGATGCAGACTCACCAGAGACTCAACCGTCGAGTGGAAAACCTGAACAACAGAACAACCCAACAG aaaaacacacaaaagggAGGAAAGGTTTCAGGAGCCTGCGGAAGGCTGTAAAACGCCACTTCCAAAGCCTCAAAACCAAAGTGTGTCGTGGTGTGCCTGAAGGGGAGCCATCGCAGGAGAATCCACAAACATCCAGAGCAGAACCGACAGCAGACACAGATCCGCTCGAGGCCCAGCAAGTGTTCGATTACGCTCAAGCGACGCAGAGTAGAGCTGTAGCATCAGCTGAGAGCAGCAGCGACGTGTTCGAGGACGCATTCGAGTACTTCCCAGCGGAGAACAGCAGAGCTCAACCGTCGTCTGAGAACAATCCTGAACAACAAAGCAACCCAACAG aaaaacacacaaaagggAGGAAAGGTTTCAGGAGCCTGCGGAAGGCTGTAAAACGCCACTTCCAAAGCCTCAAAACCAAAGTGTGTCGTGGTGTGCCTGAAGGGGAGCCATCGCAGGAGAATCCACAAACATCCAGAGCAGAACCGACAGGCT ATGACTTTTTCAGATGGACACCTTTGAATCCAATATGTGTATTGAGACTGCAGCCTGAAGCAGAATACTTCCGCTCTCTCTATGAAGTGGGAGAGGAACTGGCATCGGGAAGGTTTGCCTGTCTTCATGAAGGAATAAGAAGATCGGATGGCCAACAA gTGCTCATCAAATTTGCCAGGAGGCGCTGGGCTATAGACAGAATGCCGTATGAT GATAGTTTTTGCAGTGCTCTGTGTGAAGAGGCAATTATAATGTTGGCGCTGCAAAGGCCTCCGTCCTGTGAACATGTCATACGATTATATGACTGGTTTACCGTGATGAAACGAGACGTCTTGGTCATGGAAAATCCCCGTCCGTGTGTGACTCTGTCTGAGTTCATCAGACAAAACAGATGTCACCTGAATGAAGAAACAGCCAGACGCATCCTGCAGCAGCTCACAGTCGCACTGAAGCATTGTTTGGATCGTGGCGTTTTACATTACACAGATTTCAGAAGAGTTCTCATGAACACAGACACCCTGCAGCTGAAGATAATCAACTTTAGACATGCACGGCTTGTCGCTGCATCAA aagaGGACCTAAAGTTTTTAGACCCAGTGGTCAGAGTGGCCAGTGTTTTGGAAACGGCTAGATTCTTATGCTCAGTGCTAGATGAGCTCATTGATGCATTTCCGCCTTGGGAACAAGAACACCTGTCCAAAC ATTGCAGGGATCTTCTTCGGAAACTTGGGTACGGAGGGCCAGCAATGATTGAGACTTTACAGGACATCTTAGATCATGCCTGGTTTGGAGACCTCTCCACAGCGAATGAAGGAGaaggaaactga
- the LOC131539511 gene encoding serine/threonine-protein kinase pim-2-like isoform X2, translating to MDADSPETQPSSGKPEQQNNPTEKHTKGRKGFRSLRKAVKRHFQSLKTKVCRGVPEGEPSQENPQTSRAEPTADTDPLEAQQVFDYAQATQSRAVASAESSSDVFEDAFEYFPAENSRAQPSSENNPEQQSNPTEKHTKGRKGFRSLRKAVKRHFQSLKTKVCRGVPEGEPSQENPQTSRAEPTGYDFFRWTPLNPICVLRLQPEAEYFRSLYEVGEELASGRFACLHEGIRRSDGQQVLIKFARRRWAIDRMPYDDSFCSALCEEAIIMLALQRPPSCEHVIRLYDWFTVMKRDVLVMENPRPCVTLSEFIRQNRCHLNEETARRILQQLTVALKHCLDRGVLHYTDFRRVLMNTDTLQLKIINFRHARLVAASSWAAALSSFNPGSSLFQRC from the exons ATGGATGCAGACTCACCAGAGACTCAACCGTCGAGTGGAAAACCTGAACAACAGAACAACCCAACAG aaaaacacacaaaagggAGGAAAGGTTTCAGGAGCCTGCGGAAGGCTGTAAAACGCCACTTCCAAAGCCTCAAAACCAAAGTGTGTCGTGGTGTGCCTGAAGGGGAGCCATCGCAGGAGAATCCACAAACATCCAGAGCAGAACCGACAGCAGACACAGATCCGCTCGAGGCCCAGCAAGTGTTCGATTACGCTCAAGCGACGCAGAGTAGAGCTGTAGCATCAGCTGAGAGCAGCAGCGACGTGTTCGAGGACGCATTCGAGTACTTCCCAGCGGAGAACAGCAGAGCTCAACCGTCGTCTGAGAACAATCCTGAACAACAAAGCAACCCAACAG aaaaacacacaaaagggAGGAAAGGTTTCAGGAGCCTGCGGAAGGCTGTAAAACGCCACTTCCAAAGCCTCAAAACCAAAGTGTGTCGTGGTGTGCCTGAAGGGGAGCCATCGCAGGAGAATCCACAAACATCCAGAGCAGAACCGACAGGCT ATGACTTTTTCAGATGGACACCTTTGAATCCAATATGTGTATTGAGACTGCAGCCTGAAGCAGAATACTTCCGCTCTCTCTATGAAGTGGGAGAGGAACTGGCATCGGGAAGGTTTGCCTGTCTTCATGAAGGAATAAGAAGATCGGATGGCCAACAA gTGCTCATCAAATTTGCCAGGAGGCGCTGGGCTATAGACAGAATGCCGTATGAT GATAGTTTTTGCAGTGCTCTGTGTGAAGAGGCAATTATAATGTTGGCGCTGCAAAGGCCTCCGTCCTGTGAACATGTCATACGATTATATGACTGGTTTACCGTGATGAAACGAGACGTCTTGGTCATGGAAAATCCCCGTCCGTGTGTGACTCTGTCTGAGTTCATCAGACAAAACAGATGTCACCTGAATGAAGAAACAGCCAGACGCATCCTGCAGCAGCTCACAGTCGCACTGAAGCATTGTTTGGATCGTGGCGTTTTACATTACACAGATTTCAGAAGAGTTCTCATGAACACAGACACCCTGCAGCTGAAGATAATCAACTTTAGACATGCACGGCTTGTCGCTGCATCAA GTTGGGCAGCAGCTCTGAGCTCCTTTAACCCGGGATCATCTCTCTTCCAGAGATGTTAG